In the genome of Erinaceus europaeus chromosome 8, mEriEur2.1, whole genome shotgun sequence, one region contains:
- the PIP gene encoding prolactin-inducible protein translates to MQPLQFLPWACRATLFLIFCLHLGPNNAQQDTRNPVIMDMEIQRELENQDEITLKGSLKTELKECMVAKVFLVSSYPMSGPFYYTYTTCLCEDSPKTFYWEFPVVRQVDIALVAKIISEENICTDAISVIPNKGNFTYIRRKLSPQ, encoded by the exons ATGCAACCCCTTCAGTTCCTGCCCTGGGCCTGCCGTGCCACCTTGTTCCTGATTTTCTGTCTGCATCTTGGGCCCAACAATGCCCAGCAAGACAC GCGAAATCCAGTAATCATGGATATGGAAATTCAAAGAGAATTGGAGAACCAAGATGAAATAACTCTGAAAGGGTCCCtgaaaacagaattgaaagaaTGCATGGTG GCTAAAGTATTCCTAGTGAGCAGTTACCCCATGAGTGGGCCTTTTTACTATACCTACACCACCTGCCTCTGTGAGGACAGTCCAAAAACCTTCTACTGGGAGTTTCCCGTAGTCA GACAAGTAGACATAGCATTGGTGGCCAAGATTATTTCTGAGGAAAACATCTGCACTGATGCTATATCAGTGATCCCCAATAAGGGCAACTTCACATACATTCGTAGAAAATTGTCTCCCCAGTGA
- the TAS2R39 gene encoding LOW QUALITY PROTEIN: taste receptor type 2 member 39 (The sequence of the model RefSeq protein was modified relative to this genomic sequence to represent the inferred CDS: inserted 1 base in 1 codon; substituted 2 bases at 2 genomic stop codons) yields the protein MQQSYTFPKDGLSRLILTILGSECIFGIFANGFIVAIHAAKWIQXSTSGRILLFLDGSKIALQSFMMLEITFSSILPHCYNEDVIYEAFKVSFMVLNYCTLWFATCLGFFYFVKIADFTYPLFLKLKWRISAWMPXILYLSVFISLCYSRLFVNGIYHVXFNDSFPIPSSNSTRKNYFTRTDVVSLVLLFTSRLFFPMTLFILVASLMIISFKRHTLHMESKTTGSRDPSMEAHRGAIKATTYILILYVFNATALLLHMSNIFDVDSFWNASCKIIMATSLTSHSVLLILDSPGLRRAWEQFQHQVIFT from the exons ATGCAACAATCCTACACTTTCCCCAAAGATGGACTATCACGCTTAATTCTAACCATCCTAGGTTCTGAATGCATCTTTGGTATCTTTGCCAATGGCTTCATTGTGGCCATCCATGCAGCTAAGTGGATTC TTTCCACCAGTGGCAGAATCCTGCTCTTCCTGGATGGATCCAAAATTGCTCTCCAGAGCTTTATGATGCTAGAAATAACCTTCAGTTCAATACTTCCACACTGTTATAATGAAGATGTCATATATGAAGCCTTCAAAGTAAGTTTCATGGTGTTAAATTATTGTACCCTCTGGTTTGCCACCTGCCTGGGTTTCTTCTACTTTGTGAAGATTGCTGACTTCACCTACCCTCTTTTCCTCAAGCTGAAGTGGAGAATTTCAGCATGGATGCCCTAGATTCTGTACCTGTCTGTGTTTATTTCCTTGTGCTACAGTAGGCTCTTTGTTAATGGCATCTACCATGTGTAATTCAATGATTCTTTTCCTATTCCCTcctccaactccaccaggaaaAATTACTTCACTAGGACTGATGTAGTCAGCCTGGTTCTTCTCTTTACCTCAAGACTCTTCTTTCCCATGACCCTGTTCATCCTTGTAGCCTCACTGATGATCATCTCTTTCAAGAGACACACCCTACACATGGAGAGCAAAACCACAGGCTCCAGGGACCCCAGCATGGAGGCCCACAGGGGGGCCATCAAGGCCACCACTTACATCCTCATTCTTTATGTGTTCAATGCAACTGCTCTATTGCTTCACATGTCTAACATCTTTGATGTTGACAGTTTCTGGAATGCTTCGTGCAAGATCATCATGGCTACCTCCCTTACTAGCCACTCAGTGCTACTGATTCTGGACAGCCCTGGGCTGAGAAGAGCCTGGGAGCAATTTCAGCACCAGGTCATCTTTACCTGA